Proteins co-encoded in one Streptomyces sp. NBC_01283 genomic window:
- a CDS encoding ribonucleotide-diphosphate reductase subunit beta, translated as MRYPDFYERYRDAIKNTWTVEEVDLHSDVADLAKLSPGEQHMIGRLVAFFATGDSIVSNNLVLTLYKHINSPEARLYLSRQLFEEAVHVQFYLTLLDTYLPDPEDRAAAFDAVEEIPSIREKAEFCFRWMDSVEKMDRLESKADRRRFLLNLICFAACIEGLFFYGAFAYVYWFRSRGLLHGLATGTNWVFRDETMHMSFAFDVVDTVRKEEPELFDDALQTQVTDMLKEAVEAELQFARDLCGEGLPGMNTDSMREYLQCVADQRLQRLGFAPVYGSSNPFSFMELQGVQELTNFFERRPSAYQVAVEGSVSFDDEF; from the coding sequence ATGCGCTACCCGGACTTCTACGAGCGCTACCGGGACGCGATCAAGAACACCTGGACCGTCGAGGAGGTCGACCTCCACTCGGACGTCGCCGACCTCGCCAAGCTCTCGCCGGGCGAGCAGCACATGATCGGCCGCCTTGTCGCGTTCTTCGCGACCGGCGACTCGATCGTCTCCAACAACCTGGTGCTCACGCTCTACAAGCACATCAACTCCCCCGAGGCGCGGCTCTACTTGAGCCGTCAGCTCTTCGAGGAGGCCGTGCACGTCCAGTTCTATCTGACGCTGCTCGACACCTATCTCCCCGACCCGGAGGACCGCGCCGCGGCCTTCGACGCGGTGGAGGAGATCCCCTCCATCCGCGAGAAGGCCGAGTTCTGCTTCCGGTGGATGGACTCCGTCGAGAAGATGGACCGCCTGGAGTCGAAGGCCGACCGGCGCCGCTTCCTGCTGAACCTGATCTGCTTCGCCGCGTGCATCGAGGGGCTCTTCTTCTACGGTGCCTTCGCGTACGTCTACTGGTTCCGCTCGCGCGGTCTGCTGCACGGCCTGGCCACCGGCACCAACTGGGTGTTCCGCGACGAGACGATGCACATGAGCTTCGCCTTCGACGTCGTCGACACCGTCCGCAAGGAGGAGCCCGAGCTCTTCGACGACGCGCTGCAGACGCAGGTCACGGACATGCTCAAGGAAGCCGTGGAGGCCGAGCTGCAGTTCGCGCGCGACCTGTGCGGCGAGGGCCTGCCGGGCATGAACACCGACTCGATGCGTGAGTACCTGCAGTGCGTCGCCGACCAGCGGCTCCAGCGGCTCGGCTTCGCGCCGGTCTACGGCTCCTCAAACCCGTTCTCCTTCATGGAGCTTCAGGGAGTCCAGGAGCTGACCAACTTCTTCGAGCGGCGTCCTTCGGCCTACCAGGTCGCGGTCGAGGGTTCGGTCTCCTTCGACGACGAGTTCTAG